The Juglans regia cultivar Chandler chromosome 1, Walnut 2.0, whole genome shotgun sequence nucleotide sequence GATTTTTTTCTTCTGCAAGCAGTTCTTTGAactagaattttttattatttaggaatgaggatttttagttttttggccTGGCAACTTTACTCATGCACCCAAGGTGACAGACTTTCAACTTGGGGCACCACTCTAGACTTATGGGTGGATGGATCTCAGTGTCACCGTGAGATCTGATTGCCCCTCCCAAGATTTTGGGCTAGTCTAGGTTTTCTTTAATGGATCTTTGAGGCGATAAGTTAACGGAAAACCATCTCTGAGCTGATTGTTTAGGGTCTAGACTCCACTTATTCTAGGTTTTATTAATGGATCTTTGAGTTGATAAGTTAATGGAAAACCATCTCTGAGCTGATTGATTAGGGTCTAGACTCTTAAGAAGTGGACCCTTTTAGTGAGTGGGAAATATCGTCATGCCACCACCACTTACTGTATCTTACACAACCAATTATGTGGACATGCCTAGAAGCTTATATTTTTTACTGACCTTCAAGGGAATTTGTTTCAATGTTCTGAACCTCATGTTTTTCTGCAacatttttatgtgttttttagGCAATACACGTATTCTGGACTTAACTTCAAAACCTTCTAACATGTATGTACATGTTTTACAGTTGGAGCGAGTGCAAAAGAGGCTTGCAGACCGGAAGATAACAATCCAGGTGACAGATGCAGGTGTTCAGCTCCTTGGAAGCCTTGGGTATGACCCGAACTTTGGTGCTAGGCCAGTCAAGCGAGTGATTCAGCAGAATGTTGAAAATGAACTCGCTAAGAGTATCTTGAAGGGCGAGTTTAAGGATGAAGACAGAGTGTTAATAGACACAGAGGTTACAGCATTTTCTAATGGCCTGCTTCCCCAACAAAAACTTGTCTTCAGGACGCTTGGAACTGGTTCAGAAACTCCAGCTGCGGAGGACAAAGAAGCTTTCTCACCCACTCCCTGAGGCCTTGTACTTTAGTTTCACCGTATtatatgttttacaaaaaacaaTCGGCCGAAGATCATGGGCTAATACTATTGAGCATCCCCTATTTTATATTGACTTCTTACAGAAAATACAAACTTTAGTACGAGTGATTTTTGTCCTGATTATTGTTGTCGATGGGAAAATATATACGTTCTTTATAGAATCGGGTCCCCTTTTAATGACTATTTCTTAACCAAAACATTCATTGATAAAACCGAAAGCCAACAAGAAAACCGGTGGACCAAAACAGCACTGAACGACGACTGCCAAGCCGCACACGATGGATTAAAGTTCGAGCAACACGAACCGCCCAGCCAACAGTTGAAATCAGTACGAGGTACAATAAGCCTGTAGAAACCAGCAACATGACAGCAGCACAAAGAGCAAGCTGCAATTCCTTGTCCAGTACAGCAGAAACGGACAAAGCACAACCATATAAAGTAGAAACATTAATAGCAGCCACTACAAGCTTAAGGACCAGCCATTTTCAAAGCAGAAACATCAAGAAGGAGCCACCACATCGAAACCAACAAGAACAACACAGGCACAAGCACAACAGAGGATCTGACATCCATATTTCAAGACTGACTGATAATTAAACGAAGGATAATGGAGGATGAACCTGCAACTGCAAGTGCGTTGCTGATGAAAAGAGCTCTTGTTATAGAAGTGAAAGATccattaaaacttaaaaaagttaagCGAGGAAGTGGAGTGAGGGAGAGTTCCATCTCCTTGGCCCAATTCGCACGCACGTCGTCTAGCGTAGACATAAACTACCACCTATACCCGTGTTCTCTTCTCCGTCCTCTGACTTCTGAGCTGGTGGCCGGGACCAGGCACTCTCATACGACTGTCGTTCAGGCCCAAGCCCATTACTTTGTCTTTCTGGCGAGTTCATTATAGCATGCCGTTTAGAGCAAACGACCAGCTCGTATGCATTGTCAGAGAACGTACAGTCTTCATCTAACGTCACCGTTTTAAGGTTTTCTTTCACGATCATCCCCGAAGCAAAAAGATACTACAAGGGCAGAACTTAGAAAGGTGACAACCATCGGCGGCAAAGAAAGGGCCATTTTCCTGAGAATTAATTAATGGGTACTCTGATTAAACTGATCTTTAACTctatttttgcattttgttcttcaataatttttatcttttcttctttatttatttattattttaaaaaccCGTAGCAGAGGAAGTAGGTGCAGAATCCGAGACTGGGAAGGTGGAGAAGGCGATGGAAGGAGTGGCATCAATAGCACTGTTGGCATGTGGGTCCATCTCTGGCCACTTCATCCAACTTCCCCATTCTGTCTGCTATGGCCTTCATGGCACAGGTACTACTATCTCTGTGCGTGTATATTTCTTGAAGAGAGGATGAATATTAGAAATCTTGGGGGGTTTTGGGATGCTTATTTGCCTCGACTTCTTTCATCTTTGTCTTCTTTGAGTTAACTTTGTGGCCTTGGAAAAAGTATTGAATTTGAAAATGGGAAGAATGATCATATGATTTCGCGTCGGAGCGGTAGGGAAATTAATAGAATTTCAGCGGTGACGCAGGTAGAAATGAAAATCAACGTTAGTGTTATTAAAGGGGGAATTTCTGTTGGATGTCAATTTTATGCGTGAATTTTCGCTCTCAAATATCTTGCTTGTAAGCCTTTTAAAACTATGCATCTACGTTGGCTTGGCAATATTGGATCAAACGATACATTTTTCCTCCTTAGTTGGCCTTTTTCATGAATGGAGATTTCTTATCTTACTTCATACAATGTTTGTCATGGCTCATGCAGGAAATTCTCTAAATTTACCACATTGTTGTACCACGATATTATGAAGTTTTCGTATCATgtatttttaactttcttttacATGGTGAAAGAGTTGGAATGTGAAAGAGAGTGCAGCAGGGGTGAGGATTACCGCTTGATCAAGCTCACAATCATCGACTACAATGTAGGAGCTGTTCGATTCTTTTTTATGACTTACATTTTTCTCCCTGTTTCTTCTATGATTAtacataaatacaaaatattattgttggggacaattacaaattatttcatctcttttGGAGGCTTTCGTTAAGACTCCCTATGGTTTAATGTAagataaagtatattttttatccCAAGTGCACAAGTGTTGCACGAAACACACAAAATTTAGCCATCAGACAGTCCTCAGAATGGGCGCAAATAGGGGCTGTTCTGTTTCCTACCCCAATGATCAAACTGTTTTACTGCCTCTTACATGAAGCTTAAGTTCAATTGAGTGTCATTGGGGGCTAAATTTCATGTTCCAAGTAATAAGTGTACATCGCATGAGAGAGTAGGTAAAATGAATATTTGAGTTTACTCCAAATGACATAAAGATTAGATTAAGATGATAATTTCGGAAAAACGACAGTTTCTGAAAAACAATAAGATAATCTGTAAATGCCACTTAGCACAATGAGGTCATTTGTAATTTACTGTCAATCTCCTCTAATAGGTTCTGATATGTTgcagagaaagaaagaacaaagtCTCGTAGTGGAGTGCAGAGGCCATGATGCTGCCCGCTTCCACAGCATTGATCATGCTCATGGGTAAGCAATGTTGGATGATCTTCTTAGTTTTCTTAACAGGGTATACATTCTAATATTGATGCCTTCAATCcgcattctttcatatttttagtGTCGTCTAAATTCACACAAGTTTCTTTTTTGCTCTGTTTCGAAgtaaattatttcctttttgtcttattttgtGAGACAATTTCTATCAAGTAGGTGGAATTGGAACTATTTTGCGTGAGATTGCATTTAATGGATTATTAAATTATACGAGCTTAACGTACTTTGAGAATTGTTTATCTAATGATTTCTATCATTTATCTGATAACTACTGTCtgaataaattaaatttccATTCATAAGTATTATATGCTGATAGATGtaaccatatataatttttatctttagcAGTAAATCCCGaattctcttattttttggTTGAGATCTCTTGTTCAATACCAATAGACATTGCATGCGAATAACGATTTCATTCCATCTTCTTTTTGATTTGGAGGTAGGTGGGAGAATGATGTTGTGGGTATGGTTGAACATAAGGATGGAAAGAACAAGATTTTGGTTTCTTTTGCATGTGAGACACTGAAAGCCGAGAAAGCAGCAGAAGAACATATCAGGCAGTTCATGCCAAAATTGGCCGGGCTAGATGCTGTTGGTATGTGAtgcagtctctctctctctctctctcaaaagccCTCCTTTATAACTTGTATGGAAAAGCTTCTG carries:
- the LOC108988125 gene encoding uncharacterized protein LOC108988125 isoform X2, yielding MAEEVGAESETGKVEKAMEGVASIALLACGSISGHFIQLPHSVCYGLHGTELECERECSRGEDYRLIKLTIIDYNRKKEQSLVVECRGHDAARFHSIDHAHGWENDVVGMVEHKDGKNKILVSFACETLKAEKAAEEHIRQFMPKLAGLDAVVNIGPMSIAGLDFGAEEPDIRQDV
- the LOC108988125 gene encoding uncharacterized protein LOC108988125 isoform X3, whose amino-acid sequence is MEEVGAESETGKVEKAMEGVASIALLACGSISGHFIQLPHSVCYGLHGTELECERECSRGEDYRLIKLTIIDYNRKKEQSLVVECRGHDAARFHSIDHAHGWENDVVGMVEHKDGKNKILVSFACETLKAEKAAEEHIRQFMPKLAGLDAVVNIGPMSIAGLDFGAEEPDIRQDV
- the LOC108988125 gene encoding uncharacterized protein LOC108988125 isoform X1, which codes for MWVHLWPLHPTSPFCLLWPSWHRKFSKFTTLLYHDIMKFSYHVFLTFFYMVKELECERECSRGEDYRLIKLTIIDYNRKKEQSLVVECRGHDAARFHSIDHAHGWENDVVGMVEHKDGKNKILVSFACETLKAEKAAEEHIRQFMPKLAGLDAVVNIGPMSIAGLDFGAEEPDIRQDV